From a single Desulfobaccales bacterium genomic region:
- a CDS encoding sensor domain-containing diguanylate cyclase, which translates to MGENTRDEDILRLEAKIAMLEYLLDVNEKAFREQTVRLESALAAADRMRYQSDLLLNSTWEGILGLDLRGNHRFVNPAAARMLGYSVEELIGQNSHATWYRKTSDGKPYPLEECPLCASIMAGGVHQCTNVVFWRKDDTCFPAEYTCTPIVQREQTIGAVLTFWDITDRQQAQEAQARSLVDELTGLYNRRGFSSLAEHQFKLSKRSHKSMVLFFGDLDALKTINDTLGHLEGDQALIDTANILRKTFRETDIMARIGGDEFVVLITEPTDTKVILRRLHQNLERHNTREDRPYQIKLSIGIAHYNPLFPSSIEELVRQADSSMYEAKRRKQDSSA; encoded by the coding sequence ATGGGTGAAAACACCAGGGACGAAGATATTCTCCGGCTTGAAGCCAAAATTGCCATGTTGGAATACCTCCTCGACGTAAACGAGAAGGCGTTCCGGGAACAAACCGTGAGGTTGGAATCGGCCCTGGCCGCGGCCGATAGAATGCGTTACCAGTCTGACCTGCTGCTCAACTCCACCTGGGAAGGCATCCTTGGACTGGATTTAAGGGGGAACCACCGGTTCGTCAACCCCGCCGCGGCAAGGATGTTAGGATATAGCGTAGAGGAACTCATAGGCCAGAACAGCCATGCCACGTGGTACCGGAAGACATCTGACGGAAAACCCTATCCCTTGGAAGAATGCCCTCTCTGTGCCTCAATTATGGCCGGCGGGGTCCATCAGTGCACCAACGTGGTTTTTTGGAGAAAAGACGACACCTGTTTCCCCGCGGAATACACCTGTACACCCATTGTCCAGAGGGAGCAAACTATTGGAGCGGTGCTGACTTTTTGGGATATCACCGACCGGCAGCAGGCCCAGGAGGCCCAGGCGCGTTCTCTGGTGGATGAGCTGACCGGTTTGTACAATCGCAGGGGGTTTTCCAGCCTGGCGGAACATCAATTCAAGTTGAGCAAACGCAGCCATAAAAGCATGGTGCTCTTTTTCGGAGACCTGGACGCGCTCAAGACCATCAATGATACCCTGGGACATCTTGAAGGCGACCAAGCGTTAATTGATACGGCTAATATCTTGCGCAAGACTTTTCGTGAAACCGATATCATGGCCCGCATCGGCGGTGATGAGTTTGTTGTGCTTATCACGGAACCTACCGACACTAAAGTCATCCTGCGCCGGTTGCACCAGAACTTGGAGCGCCACAACACCAGAGAAGACCGTCCCTATCAGATTAAACTCAGTATCGGGATAGCCCATTATAATCCTTTGTTCCCCAGTAGTATCGAAGAGTTGGTGCGTCAGGCGGATTCATCCATGTATGAAGCGAAACGGCGCAAGCAGGACAGTAGCGCCTGA
- a CDS encoding diguanylate cyclase — MNSLRSRIIIIVLLASIPTVGLIIYNDLQSRRQASENYQRALKILVGQGEDDYHSAISQTRQFLMGLAQLPALSQRHSEDCSALFAALLKEGRLYANIFALTPDGEIFASGLPPQGPTNLAHRKYYQLAMQTKQFTAGEMVIDKIVGKPVLPCAYPIINTAGEVQALVVATLNIDQFATGLPFAILPKGSTLTIIDSQGEIIFRHPNPEEWVEQNIAETEIVKIIRGSGQGLVKAHGRDGVLRLYTFMPIGRTHPKGYIYAGIPLETVSGPANQALRRNLFTVLAVAVFLLIMAWLLGYLFIVRRMGALTIATQQLAAGDLSARTGLNYGKGEIDSLARSFDHLAETLQEREIQRQQAEEDLKLKERLLDNAGDSIFLHDLDGNFIYVNEVACAARGYDQAELLGKDISLILHPEYAGTRQKLLKDLLAKGEVIFESAHIRKDGSVMPVEIHARTIDLDHRALILSVTRDITQRKKDQNALQQANTQLQAMIEVANQRNCELTTINSMSEKLQSCLSSEEAYPIISQQAQILFPAEAGALFIQDPDNRLIEAVAYWGEPLAGEQVFQPDDCWALRWGRLHLAEDSKLGMTCRHVSPSYSGNYLCLPLLAQDETLGMLHVQNLRGLDREHTESLMHLSVTVADHISLALANIRLRETLRYQVIHDPLTELFNRRYLEETLAREIFRVKRKGASLGVFMLDLDHFKRFNDTYGHEAGDNLLRALGQFLQVHIRQEDVACRYGGEEFVLILPEAPREVLLQRAEEIRRSIPQLQIFQRGQVLESTTVSLGVAIFPEHGTSGEDLLRAADAALYRSKAAGRNRVVVADAAAE; from the coding sequence GTGAACAGTCTGCGTTCCCGCATCATCATTATCGTTTTGTTGGCCTCCATCCCTACGGTGGGATTAATTATCTATAATGATTTACAGTCCCGCCGGCAAGCCTCTGAAAATTATCAAAGAGCACTGAAAATTCTGGTAGGACAAGGGGAGGATGACTACCACAGCGCCATCAGTCAGACGCGCCAGTTTCTCATGGGCCTGGCTCAACTTCCGGCATTAAGCCAGCGGCACTCTGAGGACTGCTCGGCACTTTTTGCAGCCCTTTTGAAAGAAGGGCGCTTGTACGCCAACATATTTGCGCTGACACCCGACGGAGAGATTTTTGCTTCGGGTCTGCCCCCTCAGGGGCCGACTAATTTAGCGCACCGCAAGTATTACCAACTGGCTATGCAAACCAAACAATTCACGGCAGGCGAGATGGTAATCGATAAAATTGTGGGAAAACCCGTGCTCCCTTGCGCTTACCCGATCATCAACACCGCCGGTGAGGTTCAAGCGCTAGTAGTTGCGACCTTGAATATTGACCAGTTTGCCACGGGCTTGCCTTTTGCCATACTCCCAAAAGGCTCGACACTCACGATTATCGATAGCCAAGGGGAAATTATTTTTCGCCATCCCAACCCAGAAGAGTGGGTTGAACAGAACATTGCCGAGACAGAGATCGTCAAAATCATTCGGGGAAGCGGTCAGGGACTGGTAAAAGCTCACGGCCGCGACGGGGTTTTGCGTTTATATACCTTTATGCCCATAGGTCGGACTCATCCCAAGGGGTATATTTATGCCGGGATTCCTCTGGAAACTGTTTCTGGTCCGGCCAATCAAGCCCTCAGGCGCAACCTCTTTACCGTGTTGGCCGTGGCCGTCTTTCTCCTTATTATGGCCTGGCTGTTGGGCTATTTGTTCATTGTGCGAAGAATGGGGGCTTTAACCATTGCGACCCAACAATTGGCGGCGGGGGATCTCAGCGCTCGCACCGGTTTGAATTATGGCAAGGGGGAAATCGATTCTCTGGCGCGATCCTTTGATCACTTGGCAGAAACCCTTCAAGAGCGTGAAATTCAGCGCCAACAGGCGGAGGAAGACCTAAAACTCAAGGAAAGACTGCTGGACAATGCCGGGGACTCCATTTTCTTACATGACCTGGATGGTAATTTTATCTATGTTAATGAAGTGGCGTGCGCTGCCCGGGGTTATGATCAGGCTGAACTGCTGGGAAAAGATATCTCGCTGATCTTGCACCCGGAGTACGCCGGGACCCGGCAAAAGCTCCTCAAAGATTTGCTGGCCAAAGGTGAAGTGATCTTTGAATCAGCGCATATCCGTAAAGACGGCTCAGTCATGCCCGTGGAGATTCACGCCAGAACGATCGATCTGGATCATCGCGCCTTGATACTCAGCGTGACTCGGGACATTACACAGCGGAAGAAGGATCAGAACGCTCTCCAACAGGCCAATACCCAACTTCAAGCCATGATAGAAGTAGCCAACCAGCGGAACTGCGAGCTTACCACGATTAACTCCATGTCGGAAAAATTGCAATCGTGCCTCTCGAGTGAGGAAGCATATCCGATTATCAGCCAGCAAGCCCAAATCTTATTCCCTGCTGAGGCCGGGGCTTTGTTCATCCAGGACCCCGACAACCGTCTGATAGAGGCAGTGGCCTATTGGGGGGAACCCCTGGCCGGAGAACAAGTCTTTCAACCGGATGATTGTTGGGCGCTACGGTGGGGGCGCTTGCACTTGGCCGAAGATTCTAAGCTGGGAATGACGTGCCGTCACGTAAGCCCCTCTTATTCAGGCAATTATTTATGTCTACCGTTACTTGCCCAAGACGAGACCTTGGGGATGTTGCATGTCCAGAACCTTCGAGGCCTCGATCGTGAGCACACGGAATCACTGATGCACCTGTCAGTGACCGTAGCCGACCACATTTCCCTGGCCCTGGCCAATATCCGGCTTCGGGAAACCCTGCGCTACCAGGTGATCCACGATCCTCTGACAGAATTATTTAATCGCAGATATTTGGAAGAGACCCTGGCGCGGGAGATTTTTCGGGTCAAGCGCAAAGGCGCCTCTTTGGGTGTTTTCATGCTGGACCTGGACCACTTCAAGCGCTTTAACGACACTTATGGCCATGAAGCGGGAGACAACCTTTTGCGCGCCCTGGGGCAATTTTTGCAGGTCCACATCCGCCAGGAAGATGTGGCGTGCCGCTATGGGGGCGAAGAGTTTGTCTTGATTCTGCCGGAAGCCCCGCGAGAAGTATTGTTGCAGCGGGCCGAAGAGATCCGCAGGAGTATCCCCCAGCTCCAAATATTTCAGCGGGGCCAAGTACTAGAGAGCACCACCGTGTCTCTGGGGGTAGCCATTTTCCCAGAGCATGGGACCAGCGGGGAAGACCTCCTCCGGGCCGCGGATGCGGCCTTATACCGGTCCAAGGCCGCGGGCCGTAACCGGGTGGTGGTAGCTGATGCCGCGGCAGAATGA
- a CDS encoding PAS domain S-box protein yields MINFSQASPSNTPIIWLHNRVKVSLGFCLALAIMVGIGIFSFVSTRDFMRYNELLNRSLQVHEVLDEVRTLVVEAESSQRGFVLTGSERFLASYRQQVKNIPLKLTVLRNLTGERPRSQALIDALEPLIGRKLDLLQERITALEAGNREAAIQSIQSGTGLQLMGKISLVLKDLDTEENQVLSERQAGVETMRHRALLARVIGGPLSFGILILIFYYLKREIAARRRTAEALHLSEERLRMFMENSPAISFMKDAEGKYVFVNGLIEQLSSKEPGELVGKTDSELWPPEVAHQLEAMDRLVFTKEKSVEIMAALPDRGGDSRDYLIYEFPIPDHQGKLVLGGVAVDITQRKAAEEALCLSEARYRNIFDNAVEGIFQSTAQGRYINVNPAMAEMYGYGSPEELMDSVTDIEHQVYVDPGRRRDFQRLMELDGFVRNFEYQVCRKDRSALWISENARAVRDAAGNLLYYEGFAENITARKCAEAKLQRANRTLKTLSAVNHALIDANVEHTFLQDICKIITEVGGYRLAWVALAHHDAMKAVSVLTYAGIEAGYLEDLSLSWGDDEKGHGPTGTAIRTNQTTIVRDVANDPTFAPWREKILSYDLSSVISLPLPLNGDPWSALTIYASEVNAFDSDEVALLEELAQDIRYGIISQRAQKAHQRAESALRESEEKFRGLFETSPDVVTQVDLNLNFLMVSHMAEPLFGYERATQLIGTRLLDLIDPSDRPRLLGDTRKLLETGTLLNAEYTFVRKDGVSFPAEVSAALTVDAAGTPKAFTGTIRDITARKKAEESLKESYERLRASLEGTVTALSAVVESKDPYTAGHQRRVTHLACAIAREMGLSQDQIEGIRVMGYLHDIGKIAVPAEILSRPGKINEFEFNLIKQHPISGFDILEQIVFPWPVAQAVAQHHERLDGSGYPSGITDKEIILEARVLAVADVVEAMASHRPYRPAVGIKQALEEIAQHKGTLYDPEVVRACIRLFGEKDYEFD; encoded by the coding sequence ATGATTAATTTTTCCCAGGCCTCACCAAGCAACACACCAATAATTTGGCTGCATAATCGAGTCAAAGTTTCGCTAGGCTTTTGCCTGGCTCTGGCCATTATGGTGGGCATCGGCATTTTTTCCTTTGTGAGTACCCGGGATTTCATGCGCTATAACGAGCTCCTCAACCGTTCTTTGCAGGTTCACGAGGTCCTTGATGAAGTGCGAACCTTGGTGGTCGAGGCCGAAAGCAGTCAGCGGGGGTTTGTCCTCACCGGGAGCGAGCGATTTTTGGCGTCATACCGGCAACAAGTCAAGAACATTCCTTTAAAACTCACAGTGCTGAGAAACTTGACCGGAGAACGCCCCCGTTCCCAGGCACTCATTGATGCCCTGGAACCGTTAATTGGCCGAAAGTTGGACCTCTTACAAGAAAGAATCACAGCGTTGGAAGCGGGAAACCGTGAGGCCGCCATCCAATCCATTCAGAGTGGAACGGGGTTGCAGCTCATGGGTAAGATCAGCCTGGTGCTAAAAGACCTTGACACCGAGGAGAATCAAGTCTTATCGGAGCGCCAAGCCGGGGTCGAGACGATGAGACACAGAGCCCTCCTGGCCCGGGTAATCGGAGGCCCCCTCAGTTTCGGCATCTTGATCCTAATTTTTTATTACCTCAAACGGGAGATTGCGGCACGGCGCCGAACTGCGGAGGCTCTGCACCTTAGCGAGGAGCGGCTCCGGATGTTTATGGAGAACAGCCCTGCCATCTCCTTTATGAAGGACGCAGAAGGTAAGTATGTCTTTGTGAACGGACTCATTGAACAACTTTCGTCCAAAGAACCCGGGGAGTTGGTGGGAAAGACGGATTCTGAACTGTGGCCCCCCGAGGTGGCTCATCAGCTCGAGGCCATGGACCGATTGGTTTTTACAAAAGAAAAGTCCGTGGAAATCATGGCCGCGCTACCGGATCGGGGCGGCGATTCCCGGGACTACCTCATCTATGAGTTTCCTATCCCTGATCACCAGGGGAAACTAGTTCTCGGCGGCGTGGCGGTGGACATCACCCAACGCAAGGCTGCGGAAGAGGCGCTGTGTCTGAGTGAGGCAAGGTACCGCAATATCTTTGATAATGCGGTGGAGGGCATCTTCCAAAGTACTGCCCAGGGGCGCTATATCAATGTTAATCCGGCGATGGCCGAAATGTACGGGTATGGTTCACCTGAAGAATTGATGGACTCAGTTACGGATATCGAACATCAGGTATATGTCGATCCGGGGCGCCGCCGGGATTTTCAGCGTCTCATGGAACTGGATGGGTTTGTCAGGAATTTTGAGTATCAGGTTTGTCGGAAGGATCGGAGCGCCCTGTGGATTTCCGAAAATGCCCGAGCTGTACGTGATGCAGCCGGCAATCTCCTTTATTACGAAGGGTTTGCCGAAAATATCACCGCCCGCAAATGTGCAGAGGCCAAGCTACAGCGAGCCAACCGAACCCTCAAAACTCTGAGCGCCGTGAACCATGCCCTGATTGACGCTAACGTTGAGCACACCTTTCTTCAAGACATCTGCAAGATCATCACCGAGGTGGGAGGCTATCGTTTGGCTTGGGTGGCTCTGGCCCACCACGATGCCATGAAGGCAGTCAGCGTTCTGACCTATGCCGGGATCGAGGCAGGTTATCTGGAGGACCTGAGCCTTAGTTGGGGCGATGACGAAAAGGGACACGGACCCACGGGTACAGCCATCAGGACCAATCAAACCACGATTGTGAGAGATGTAGCGAACGATCCGACTTTTGCACCTTGGCGGGAAAAAATCTTGAGCTACGACCTGTCCTCGGTTATCAGTCTGCCCCTGCCTCTCAACGGCGATCCCTGGAGCGCGCTAACCATTTACGCGTCGGAGGTGAATGCCTTTGACTCTGACGAGGTGGCCCTGCTGGAGGAATTGGCCCAGGACATCCGATACGGCATCATCTCCCAGAGGGCCCAAAAGGCGCACCAGCGCGCGGAATCAGCCCTCCGTGAGAGTGAAGAAAAGTTCCGCGGTTTGTTCGAAACTTCGCCGGATGTGGTGACGCAGGTAGATCTGAACCTCAATTTTCTGATGGTCTCTCATATGGCCGAGCCCTTATTCGGGTACGAGCGGGCCACCCAACTCATCGGCACCAGGTTGTTGGACCTGATAGACCCCTCTGACCGTCCCCGGTTATTAGGAGATACGAGGAAGTTATTAGAAACCGGGACCTTACTGAATGCTGAATACACCTTTGTGAGAAAAGACGGAGTTAGTTTTCCCGCGGAGGTGAGCGCCGCGTTGACGGTTGATGCGGCCGGCACCCCCAAAGCCTTTACCGGCACCATCCGGGATATTACGGCGCGCAAAAAGGCGGAAGAATCCCTCAAGGAGAGCTATGAAAGATTGCGGGCCTCGCTTGAAGGAACGGTCACAGCCCTGTCCGCGGTGGTGGAAAGTAAAGACCCCTATACTGCCGGGCACCAACGGCGAGTGACCCATCTGGCCTGTGCCATTGCCCGGGAAATGGGGTTATCACAGGATCAAATCGAAGGCATTCGGGTCATGGGTTATCTGCATGATATCGGCAAGATCGCAGTGCCCGCCGAAATTCTCAGCCGGCCGGGGAAAATTAACGAATTTGAATTCAACCTCATCAAACAGCACCCGATTTCGGGTTTTGACATCTTAGAGCAAATTGTCTTTCCGTGGCCGGTGGCCCAGGCGGTAGCCCAACACCACGAACGGCTGGATGGCTCCGGCTATCCCTCGGGGATAACGGACAAAGAAATTATTCTGGAGGCCAGGGTCCTGGCAGTGGCTGATGTGGTGGAGGCCATGGCCTCGCATCGGCCGTACCGTCCAGCAGTGGGGATTAAGCAGGCCCTTGAAGAGATTGCCCAGCATAAGGGCACCCTCTATGATCCTGAGGTGGTGAGGGCCTGCATACGGCTCTTTGGCGAAAAGGATTATGAATTTGACTAG